Proteins from a single region of Fusobacteriaceae bacterium:
- a CDS encoding substrate-binding domain-containing protein: MAALIILKLATTAVLAFFSFITGRLVLQYFPPETAHAGLIVIGAFFLLFLILVLTEIVFWWKRFRFPALKILGVIVIVLVGVRFGFEIYTAKEESITIRERIADRREYLPFDEDSAIARLPFPPGIRFTEDLPVVDGAESLFSLYSAFVNALYPETIPPLNNGGGPFRFLGGEKGMAALTGGETDIRFGYYPESAREVADSAPGYSELVWHRMGKDALIFFVNKNNPIDNLSSEDIRRIYDGDVTNWKELGGADEAIVAYQRAPDSESQIFMKEFMGIFPLRDPPKTVIQRDRDPDRGIPGGPAEVPADYRNEKNAVGYSLRFFSMRAVKDYDIKLLSVDGIPPTLETIKNETYPLVVPIYAIRRGDNRKPNVDQFVEWILFEEGQYLIEKSGFAPLN, from the coding sequence TTGGCTGCTTTGATTATCCTGAAACTGGCAACGACAGCGGTCCTCGCGTTTTTTTCCTTTATCACGGGCCGCCTCGTCCTGCAATATTTTCCGCCGGAGACTGCGCATGCCGGCCTCATCGTAATTGGCGCGTTTTTTTTGCTTTTTCTGATCCTCGTGCTCACGGAAATCGTCTTCTGGTGGAAGCGCTTCCGTTTTCCGGCCTTAAAAATCCTGGGCGTCATCGTCATTGTCCTCGTGGGCGTCCGTTTCGGCTTTGAGATCTATACGGCAAAGGAAGAATCCATCACGATCCGGGAACGGATCGCCGACAGGAGGGAATACCTGCCCTTTGACGAAGACAGCGCCATCGCCCGCCTGCCCTTTCCCCCGGGAATCCGCTTCACGGAAGACCTGCCGGTGGTGGATGGCGCGGAATCCTTGTTTTCCCTCTACTCGGCTTTTGTGAACGCCCTGTATCCCGAGACGATCCCGCCTCTCAACAACGGCGGCGGCCCCTTCCGCTTCCTCGGCGGGGAAAAGGGAATGGCGGCCCTTACCGGGGGCGAGACCGACATCCGTTTCGGCTATTACCCCGAGAGCGCCAGAGAAGTAGCGGACAGCGCCCCGGGCTACTCGGAATTGGTCTGGCACCGGATGGGCAAAGACGCTTTGATCTTTTTCGTCAACAAAAATAATCCCATCGACAACCTTTCTTCGGAAGACATCCGCCGGATCTACGACGGCGATGTCACGAACTGGAAAGAGCTCGGGGGCGCGGACGAAGCCATTGTCGCCTATCAGCGGGCGCCCGACAGCGAAAGCCAGATTTTTATGAAAGAATTCATGGGCATTTTCCCGTTGAGGGATCCGCCCAAGACCGTGATCCAAAGGGACAGGGACCCCGACCGGGGAATTCCCGGCGGACCCGCAGAAGTCCCGGCCGATTACCGGAACGAAAAAAACGCCGTCGGCTACTCGCTGCGCTTTTTTTCCATGAGGGCGGTCAAGGATTACGATATCAAGCTCCTTTCCGTCGACGGGATCCCGCCGACGCTGGAGACGATCAAAAATGAGACCTATCCTCTCGTTGTCCCCATTTACGCCATCCGGCGCGGAGACAATCGGAAACCCAATGTGGACCAGTTTGTGGAATGGATTTTGTTTGAGGAAGGG